One genomic window of Halovivax cerinus includes the following:
- a CDS encoding cupin domain-containing protein, producing MDLPDFDAFLPQEGYTLRVDDVEGIDLYEDAGEQESIGDDGESPPDFTAHLFRSNDFNVSYMESEPGGVLDWHTHSPHMYQLNMPVQGRVEITYLDEEGDEHVAEAGPEEMVYLPPGAHNKVKAIGDETLRLYVIYRQIVVPQVEEMVGVADQHPRTNPGLEIDTLRGIVHALQDDAVEPF from the coding sequence ACGCCTTCCTCCCCCAGGAGGGCTATACGCTACGCGTCGACGACGTCGAGGGCATCGACCTCTACGAGGACGCCGGGGAGCAGGAGTCGATCGGCGACGACGGCGAATCGCCGCCCGATTTCACCGCCCACCTGTTCCGCTCGAACGACTTCAACGTCTCGTACATGGAGTCCGAACCGGGCGGGGTGCTGGACTGGCACACTCACTCGCCGCACATGTACCAGCTCAACATGCCCGTCCAGGGGCGCGTCGAGATCACCTATCTCGACGAGGAGGGAGACGAACACGTCGCCGAAGCCGGACCCGAAGAGATGGTCTACCTCCCGCCCGGCGCGCACAACAAAGTGAAAGCCATCGGAGACGAGACCCTCAGGCTGTACGTGATCTACCGGCAGATCGTCGTCCCACAGGTAGAAGAGATGGTCGGCGTGGCCGACCAGCACCCGCGGACGAACCCCGGACTGGAGATCGACACGCTACGCGGTATCGTCCACGCTCTGCAGGACGACGCCGTCGAGCCGTTCTGA
- a CDS encoding hydantoinase B/oxoprolinase family protein gives MTQIPGHEPYTAVTELDESKVDDVDFHELPDDHELDQVTFEVLRNRLQQINEEQGTTLKQVSGSPIVTDAYDFNVTIGDERGDTVSLGPYVMYHASVTDLIIKWIIERRADNPGIEPGDMYICNDPWIGAVHQNDAVVLAPVFHEGELFSWVSSTVHQVDVGGNEIGSFAIEDDDAFAEAEPVPPTKLVEDGELRTDIEDIFLRKSRAPAMVGMDLRAQIAGNNVAIDRIHELIDDYGADTVKAVMKETMDYAETSLRNRLRELPDGVWRHVDYQEVANADDRGVHRTEVALEKDGDTLRFHVDGDPAAGMINTTYAGMRGGLVAPVLPMLCHDLPWALGGIFRAIEFEAESNIVVNAEFPAGTGMAAIAGTWHTVNLSNQCVAKLLAASDEYSEDLVAGSSGSWVTMNAMGIDQRGDQFVTQFMDPMSGGWGARSHSDGINTAGIFAAPGGITANVESNELAFPMLYMYRKEMADSGGPGEHRGGVTASMCWLPHDTDAPMQHVISAFGAAAPTSHGVSGGHPSNSVRYELVRDSNAADLLESGEIPADVGEIDGDRDIVSPKAKFVQEADDIYYSIWQGGGGYGDPIDRDPERVAADVRAGYVSEEEARRTYGVVLSDGDVDVAATTDRREEIRADRLAASPWGESDD, from the coding sequence ATGACACAGATTCCAGGCCACGAACCGTACACGGCGGTGACCGAACTCGACGAATCGAAGGTCGACGACGTCGACTTTCACGAACTGCCCGACGACCACGAACTGGACCAGGTGACCTTCGAGGTCCTTCGTAACCGGCTCCAGCAGATCAACGAAGAGCAGGGGACGACGCTGAAACAGGTCAGCGGCTCGCCCATCGTCACCGACGCCTACGACTTCAACGTCACCATCGGCGACGAACGCGGCGACACGGTGAGCCTCGGCCCGTACGTGATGTACCACGCGAGCGTCACCGACCTCATCATCAAGTGGATCATCGAGCGCCGCGCGGACAACCCCGGCATCGAACCGGGCGACATGTACATCTGCAACGACCCGTGGATCGGCGCCGTCCACCAGAACGACGCGGTCGTCCTCGCCCCCGTCTTCCACGAGGGCGAGCTGTTCTCCTGGGTGAGCTCGACCGTCCACCAGGTCGACGTCGGCGGCAACGAGATCGGCAGCTTCGCGATCGAGGACGACGACGCGTTCGCGGAAGCCGAACCGGTGCCCCCGACGAAACTCGTCGAGGACGGCGAGTTGCGCACCGACATCGAGGACATCTTCCTGCGCAAGTCCCGCGCCCCCGCGATGGTGGGGATGGACCTCCGCGCCCAGATTGCGGGCAACAACGTCGCGATCGACCGCATTCACGAACTCATCGACGACTACGGCGCCGACACGGTCAAGGCGGTGATGAAGGAGACGATGGATTACGCCGAGACGAGCCTCCGCAATCGACTCCGCGAACTGCCGGACGGCGTCTGGCGCCACGTCGACTACCAGGAGGTCGCGAACGCCGACGACAGGGGCGTCCACCGTACCGAGGTCGCCCTCGAGAAGGACGGCGACACGCTCCGCTTCCACGTCGACGGTGACCCCGCAGCCGGCATGATCAACACCACGTACGCCGGCATGCGCGGCGGGCTCGTCGCCCCCGTCCTCCCGATGCTCTGTCACGACCTGCCCTGGGCACTGGGCGGCATCTTCCGGGCGATCGAGTTCGAAGCCGAGTCGAACATCGTCGTCAACGCCGAGTTCCCGGCGGGGACGGGGATGGCGGCCATCGCGGGCACCTGGCACACGGTCAACCTTTCGAACCAGTGCGTCGCCAAGCTCCTCGCGGCGAGCGACGAGTACAGCGAGGACCTGGTCGCCGGCTCCTCCGGCTCCTGGGTGACGATGAACGCGATGGGCATCGACCAGCGCGGCGACCAGTTCGTCACGCAGTTCATGGATCCGATGTCCGGCGGGTGGGGTGCCCGCTCGCACTCGGACGGCATCAACACGGCGGGCATCTTCGCCGCCCCCGGCGGCATCACCGCGAACGTCGAGTCGAACGAACTCGCGTTCCCGATGCTGTACATGTACCGCAAGGAGATGGCCGACTCCGGCGGTCCTGGGGAGCACCGCGGCGGCGTCACTGCGAGCATGTGCTGGCTTCCCCACGACACCGACGCGCCCATGCAGCACGTCATCTCGGCGTTCGGCGCGGCTGCGCCGACGAGTCACGGCGTCAGCGGTGGCCACCCGTCGAACTCTGTTCGGTACGAACTCGTCCGTGACTCGAACGCCGCCGATCTGCTCGAGTCGGGCGAGATTCCAGCCGACGTCGGCGAAATCGATGGCGACCGCGATATCGTCTCGCCGAAGGCGAAGTTCGTCCAGGAGGCCGACGACATCTACTACAGCATCTGGCAGGGCGGCGGCGGCTACGGTGACCCGATCGATCGCGACCCGGAGCGCGTGGCGGCAGACGTCAGGGCCGGCTACGTCTCCGAGGAGGAAGCGCGACGGACCTACGGCGTCGTCCTCTCGGACGGTGACGTGGACGTGGCGGCCACGACGGACCGCCGCGAGGAGATCAGGGCGGACCGACTTGCTGCCAGCCCGTGGGGTGAGTCCGATGACTGA
- a CDS encoding hydantoinase/oxoprolinase family protein, protein MTYVIGVDTGGTFTDTVIVSEDGTRYTGKSETTPDDPTTGILDSLRNGAKAVGVDLESLLSTTSILFHGTTLTTNTVLEGTGAEVGLLTTRGHADALAIGRTKTRTEGLTRLEQQHYAGQSKPEPLVPTEHIREIDERTDYKGEQVVDLDEDAVRAAISDLAGEVDALAVSLLWSFENPEHERRVAEIAAEEAPECPCFCSHEVTPKLGEYERTATTVLNASTAPLLEAYVEDLESTLAEHGLDAPFYVMKSTGGAMDPDSVTTEAVSTIMSGPTGGVIGSRFVGREMDEPNLICTDVGGTSFDVGLVIDGELQTRPTLSVNSQTLYQLSVDIESIGSGGGSIAWIDDGGALRVGPRSAGADPGPACYGFGGTEPTVTDADLLLGYLDPDYFLGGRRDLDVEAARDAMRSVAEPLDLSVDEAAAGVFEIVNGAMADLLRQMTVERGHDPRNFSLLSYGGAGPVHASFYGAELGVESIVVPLGDTASVFSAFGIATADVNYVAERSNPDFEPFDPADLTDLYGDLEADVRETLVDRGFEGEPLSLSREAEIRYKGQVHQLSVDVPGGDLTDADVEATIDRWESKYEALYGEGSTYAPVPAELVNQRVTGSVETSNPVLGGSTARSGDALIDHREVYWPEPGARRSTAVYDGERLAPGDAFDGPAVIQLPDTTVTVRPHQHAAVDEYRSVHITEGDR, encoded by the coding sequence ATGACGTATGTCATCGGCGTTGATACGGGTGGGACGTTCACCGACACGGTGATCGTCTCGGAAGATGGAACGCGATATACGGGTAAGTCGGAGACGACACCGGACGACCCGACGACCGGGATTCTCGATTCGTTACGCAACGGCGCCAAAGCGGTCGGCGTCGACCTCGAATCGTTGCTCTCGACGACGTCCATCCTCTTTCACGGGACGACGCTCACGACGAACACGGTACTCGAGGGAACTGGGGCCGAGGTCGGACTCCTGACGACGCGCGGTCACGCGGACGCGCTGGCGATCGGCCGGACGAAGACGCGGACCGAAGGTCTCACGCGGCTGGAACAGCAGCACTACGCCGGGCAATCGAAACCCGAGCCACTGGTACCGACCGAGCACATTCGCGAGATCGACGAACGAACCGACTACAAGGGCGAGCAGGTCGTCGACCTCGACGAGGACGCCGTTCGAGCGGCGATTTCGGACCTGGCTGGCGAAGTGGACGCGCTCGCGGTGAGCCTCCTCTGGAGCTTCGAGAATCCCGAACACGAGCGTCGCGTCGCGGAGATCGCGGCAGAGGAAGCGCCCGAGTGTCCGTGCTTCTGTTCGCACGAGGTGACACCGAAGCTCGGCGAGTACGAGCGGACGGCGACGACCGTCCTCAACGCGTCGACGGCGCCGCTGCTAGAGGCGTACGTCGAGGACCTCGAATCCACGCTCGCTGAACACGGGCTCGACGCCCCGTTCTACGTGATGAAGAGCACCGGTGGCGCGATGGATCCCGACTCCGTCACGACCGAGGCTGTCTCGACGATCATGTCGGGGCCGACCGGCGGCGTCATCGGCTCTCGCTTCGTCGGCCGCGAGATGGACGAACCGAACCTGATCTGCACCGACGTCGGCGGGACGAGTTTCGACGTCGGCCTCGTCATCGACGGCGAACTCCAGACGCGGCCCACGCTGTCCGTCAACAGCCAGACGCTGTACCAGCTCTCGGTGGACATCGAGTCCATCGGGAGCGGCGGCGGCTCGATCGCCTGGATCGACGACGGGGGCGCACTCCGCGTAGGCCCGCGGAGCGCCGGCGCAGATCCGGGCCCGGCCTGCTACGGGTTCGGTGGCACCGAACCGACGGTCACAGACGCCGACCTCCTGCTCGGCTACCTGGATCCCGACTACTTCCTGGGCGGTCGACGCGATCTAGACGTCGAGGCCGCACGCGACGCGATGCGTTCGGTCGCCGAGCCCCTCGACCTGTCGGTCGACGAGGCCGCGGCGGGCGTCTTCGAGATCGTCAACGGGGCGATGGCGGACCTCCTCCGACAGATGACCGTCGAGCGCGGCCACGATCCACGGAACTTCTCGTTGCTCTCCTACGGAGGCGCCGGTCCCGTCCACGCCTCGTTCTACGGGGCGGAACTCGGCGTCGAGTCGATCGTCGTGCCGCTCGGTGACACCGCGTCGGTGTTCTCCGCGTTCGGCATCGCGACGGCCGACGTCAACTACGTCGCGGAGCGATCGAACCCGGACTTCGAACCGTTCGATCCCGCCGACCTGACCGACCTCTACGGCGACCTCGAAGCCGACGTCCGCGAGACACTCGTCGACCGCGGATTCGAGGGGGAACCACTCTCGCTCTCGCGGGAGGCCGAGATCAGGTACAAGGGTCAGGTCCACCAGCTCTCCGTCGACGTCCCCGGCGGTGACCTGACCGACGCCGACGTCGAGGCGACGATCGATCGCTGGGAGTCGAAGTACGAAGCGCTCTACGGGGAGGGATCCACGTACGCGCCGGTTCCGGCAGAGCTCGTCAATCAGCGGGTGACCGGGAGCGTCGAGACGAGCAACCCGGTGCTCGGCGGATCGACGGCTCGCTCGGGCGACGCACTGATCGATCATCGGGAGGTGTACTGGCCCGAGCCGGGTGCCCGGCGGTCCACGGCGGTGTACGACGGCGAGCGCCTCGCCCCGGGCGACGCGTTCGACGGGCCGGCGGTGATCCAGCTACCCGACACGACGGTGACGGTCAGGCCGCACCAGCACGCGGCAGTCGACGAGTACCGCAGCGTTCACATCACGGAGGGAGATCGATGA